The DNA window CCGGCCCCCGTCTGCCGCGCGCGATCTTGCGGGCGCGGTCGTTTCCTGCTGACATTCCCCGGACAGATCGGCGCCAGGGAGGGGACCATGTGCGCAAGCGAGCCCGACTTCACCCTCGGCATCGAAGAGGAATACCTGCTGGTCGAGCGCGAGACCTGCGCGCTGGCGCAGGCGCCCAAGGAGCTGATGGAGGCCTGCGCCGCCGATCTCGGCGATCAGGTGATGCCGGAATTCCTGCAATGCCAGATCGAGGTCGGCACCCGGGTCTGCCGGAGCGTCCCCGAAGCGCGGGAGGAGCTCAGGCACCTGCGCGCGACGGTGGCGCATCATGCCGCGCGCTTCGGACTGGCGCCGATCGCGGCCTCCTGCCACCCCTCGGCCGACTGGCTCGACCAGCACCATACCGACAAGGACCGCTACAACGATCTCGACCGGGCGCTGGCGGCGGTGGCGCGGCGGATGCTGATCTGCGGCATGCATGTGCATGTGGGCATCCCCGATCCCGACCAGCGCATCGACCTGATGGCGCAGTTTTCCTATTTCCTGCCGCATCTGCTGGCGATGTCGACCTCGTCGCCGTTCTGGAAAGGGGTCGATACCGGGCTGGCCTCCTACCGGCTGACCGTGTTCGACAACCTGCCCCGGACCGGGCTGCCGCCGCGCTTCGAAAGCTGGTCCGAATATGACCGCTCGGTCGGCACGCTGATCCGGCTGGGGCTGATCGAGGATGCCACCAAGATCTGGTGGGATCTGCGGCCCTCGGCCCGCTTCCCGACGCTCGAGACCCGGATCTGCGACATGAGCCCGCGGCTCGATCACACGCTGTCGCTGGCGGCGCTGATCCAGTGCACGCTCCGGATGCTGTGGCGGCTTGCGGGCGAGAACCTGCGCTGGCGGGTCTATGAACGCTTTCTGGTGGGCGAGAACCGCTGGCGGGCGCAGCGCTATGGCGTCTCCGAGGGGCTGGTCGATTTCGGCCGCAAGGAACTGGTGCCCTTCGCCGACCTGCTGGAAGAGCTGATCCAGCTCGTCGAGAGCGATGCCGCCGTGCTGGGCTGTCTCGACGAGGTCACTGCCGCGCGCGATGTCATCGCCCATGGCACCAGCGCCGAACGGCAACGCAAGGCCCATGCCGCGGCGCTGGCGGCGGGCGCCGACCGCGAAGAGGCGATGCGGGCCGTGGTGCGGCTTCTGATCGACGAATTCGGCGCCGATCTCTGAGCGCGGCTCCTGAAATGCAACACGGGCGCCCCGGAAGGCGCCCGCCTGCTGAGCCCATCATTTCCTGGTCTGTCAGCCGCGCGTCCTGCGACGCAGCGCAGCGAACCCGGCCAGCCCGGCCAGCAACAGACCGCCCGCCGCCGGAAGCGGCACCGGCGCCGGCTCGGGCTGCAGTTCGGGCACGGTGCCGAACATCTTGGACGACCCGTTGCCGCTGCACTGCGCCGGACCCGGATTGGCGCAGGGTCCGACCGTCTGGCCGCGCACCGCGAAGCTCTGGCCGATGAAATCGGTCACGTCGAGATCGGCGCCATAGACGAGGAAGCTGAAGGCGTTGTAGAAATCCCCGCTGGACCCGACCGCGCCGATGGCGATGCCGATATCGAACTCGGCCCCGATATTGCCGGCCTGGGCATTCTTGGTGTCAGTGGCGAAGCCGAGCGTCGGGCCAAGGTCGGTCCATTCGATCGAGTCGACCGATCCGTCACCGCCGAGATCGAAATAGACCGCCGCGATGTCGCCCTGGTTGCCCGCATCGCTCACCAGAAAGCTCATCTTGACGCCGCCCGCCACGTCTTCCAGCGTGACGGCGGTCTTCATCGGGTCGCTGCCGCGCTGATCGTCAAGATCGAAGCTGATCGTGGCGGCAGACCCGGCCGAGGCGGCTGCAATCAATCCGGCAGCGGCGGCGGAGATCAGGAAAAGCCTTTTCAAGGGAAACCCCATTTAAAATGATTCTATATTCTATTTTTAATTTGGTCGCGAATTTGACGCAAAGGAAATCTCTGTCGCGGACGCTTGCATGCCCCCCGCCCCGGCCGTTAACTAAACGGGCGTTCATTTCTTTCGCGACGGGGGAGCAGCGATCATGGATTTTGCGCTAAGCGAGGAACAGACGGCGGTCTTCGATCTGGCCCGCGAGTTCGCCAGGGACCATATCGCGCCCCATGCCCGAAGCTGGGAGGCCGAGGGCACGATCCCGAAAACGCTCTGGCCCGAGCTGGGCGCGCTGGGCTTCGGCGGGCTCTATGTGCGCGAAAGCTCGGGCGGGTCGGGCCTCTCGCGGCTTGACGCGACGCTGGTCTTCGAGGCGCTCAGCATGGCCTGCCCCTCGGTCGCGGCCTTCCTGTCGATCCACAACATGTGCGCGAAGATGATCGACGCCTTCGGCTCGGACGAGATGCGCGCACGGGTTCTGCCAGACGCGCTGTCGATGCAAACGGTACTGTCCTACTGCCTGACCGAGCCGGGCTCGGGCTCTGATGCGGCCGCGCTGAAGACCCGCGCGGTGCGGGGCGCCGAGGGCTGGGCACTGAGCGGCACCAAGGCCTTCATCTCGGGCGGC is part of the Rhodovulum sp. MB263 genome and encodes:
- a CDS encoding carboxylate-amine ligase, producing the protein MCASEPDFTLGIEEEYLLVERETCALAQAPKELMEACAADLGDQVMPEFLQCQIEVGTRVCRSVPEAREELRHLRATVAHHAARFGLAPIAASCHPSADWLDQHHTDKDRYNDLDRALAAVARRMLICGMHVHVGIPDPDQRIDLMAQFSYFLPHLLAMSTSSPFWKGVDTGLASYRLTVFDNLPRTGLPPRFESWSEYDRSVGTLIRLGLIEDATKIWWDLRPSARFPTLETRICDMSPRLDHTLSLAALIQCTLRMLWRLAGENLRWRVYERFLVGENRWRAQRYGVSEGLVDFGRKELVPFADLLEELIQLVESDAAVLGCLDEVTAARDVIAHGTSAERQRKAHAAALAAGADREEAMRAVVRLLIDEFGADL
- a CDS encoding VPLPA-CTERM sorting domain-containing protein; protein product: MKRLFLISAAAAGLIAAASAGSAATISFDLDDQRGSDPMKTAVTLEDVAGGVKMSFLVSDAGNQGDIAAVYFDLGGDGSVDSIEWTDLGPTLGFATDTKNAQAGNIGAEFDIGIAIGAVGSSGDFYNAFSFLVYGADLDVTDFIGQSFAVRGQTVGPCANPGPAQCSGNGSSKMFGTVPELQPEPAPVPLPAAGGLLLAGLAGFAALRRRTRG